GCGGATTTCGGCCTTCTCTTCCTCGGTCACGAAGACGAGCGTATTGTCCGGCGTCTTGAGCGCGGAGGTGAAGCCCTGGCCCACCCATTCGCGCGCGCGCAGCAGGTCACCGACCGTCACCCAGAAATTCTTGCCCTTCACGCCCGCGTCGAGCTGATGGGTATGGTCGCCTGCCTGCTCGGTGCTGAACGGGATCTGGCGATCCGACCGTGCTTCGAGCGAACGCAGGAAGGGATTGCGGATCGCCGAGCTGTAGAAGCCGGTGGGGGAGAATTTGTGCAGCAGCACGTCGCCCGGCTCCAGCTGCATCAACCGGTCCTTCCAATCCTGCGGGATCGGGCTTTCCTGGGTCAGCAGCGGACGGGTGCCGAACTGGAACATGATCGCGCCCAGCTCGGGATTGTCGATCCAGTCGTTCCAGTCCTTGAGCGCCCATACGCCGCCGGCCATGACGATCGGCACGTCGTCGGAAATACCGCCCTCGCGCATGGTCGCGCGCAGGTCGCGCACGCGCGGATAGGGATCCTGCGGCGCGCGCGGATCCTCCGCGTTCGACAGGCCGTTGTGGCCGCCGGCCAGCCAGGGATCCTCATAGACCACCGCGCCCAGCCATTCCGACGCCTTGGAGTAAGCCCGCTTCCACAGCGCGCGGAAGGCACGGCCCGACGACACGATCGGCAGATAGCTGACATTGTAGGAGGCGGCGATTTCACTGAGCTTGTAGGGCATGCCCGCGCCACAGGTGACGCCGGCGACCATCCCCTTTGTCTTTTCCAGCACGCCGTGCAGCACGCGCTGCGCACCGCCCATTTCCCACAGCACGTTGATGTTGATCGCGCCCTTGCCGCCGGCAATTTCATAGGCGCGCTTCACCTGCTCGACCGCGCCGTCAATGGCATAGGCGATCAGTTCCTCATGGCGGTCGCGACGGGTGCGGCCATGATAGATTTGCGGGATGATATTGCCCATGGAGTCATAGCTGTCGGCATTGACCGCCGATACCGTGCCAATGCCCCCGGCAGCCGCCCAGGCGCCCGAGCTGGCATGGTTGGAAACAGCAACACCCTTGCCACCTTCGACCAGCGGCCAGACTTCACGGCCACCATAGACGATGGGTTTCAAACCCTTGAACAACGACTTCTCCCGCGAAAAATGACCGGCCTCCCCAGACCGGCGAAATGTCGTCCTATAACAGTTCTTGTCAGGGATGACGAATATCGCGCGCCCTAGCGCAAAATATATGGGCTGGCCAGAGCCCCGCCATATAATGCGGCATAGGCGTCGACCATGGTCTTTTCGTCGAAATCGCGCTGCGCCCGCGCCCGATTGGCGGCGCCTAGCGCGGCACGCAATTCCGCGTCCGCCGCCAATGTCCCCAGCGCATCCGCAAGCTCCCGCTCATCAGCCACAACGAAGGGCCGATTGGCTGGGGCAACCATGTTGGCGACATCACCGACATCGGTGGACGCCACCGGCAACCCGGCCGCCATTCCCTCCACCAGCGAGATCGGAAATTGCTCGCTGTCCGACGACAGCGCAAAAATGTCGAACAGGCCGACGAAGCGCCAGGGATCGGCCATGAACCCCGCCAGGCAGATATCGTCCAGCCCCTGCGCCGCTGCCTCGGCCAGGATCGCCTCGCGCTCCGGCCCCTCGCCCACCACCACCAGTTGCAGCCGCTCGCGATGGGCCGCCACCGCGCGCACCAGTCGGGGGATATTCTTGACCGCGCGCAACCCCGCCAGCGTGCCGACGAGCAGCTTGCCCGGCGTGCACACCAGCCCCGGTATCGCATCGGGCGCCGGCGCTTCGGCATAGCGCGCCACATCGGTGCCGTTGC
The sequence above is drawn from the Sphingobium sp. AP49 genome and encodes:
- a CDS encoding glycosyltransferase, coding for MADGGGVQRGNPPRILHIHGSFTLGGKEARSIRLMNIWGDRARHSIVSAAPEALGARTAIEPQVPVDFPASPAFAGRPGLARFRAIAQFLTGYDLVLGYNWGAMDGVMAHRLFARSMGLPPLIHHEDGFNADEAAGLKPQRNLYRRMALSRAQALVVPSARLEQIAHRAWKQPAGKVHLIRNGTDVARYAEAPAPDAIPGLVCTPGKLLVGTLAGLRAVKNIPRLVRAVAAHRERLQLVVVGEGPEREAILAEAAAQGLDDICLAGFMADPWRFVGLFDIFALSSDSEQFPISLVEGMAAGLPVASTDVGDVANMVAPANRPFVVADERELADALGTLAADAELRAALGAANRARAQRDFDEKTMVDAYAALYGGALASPYILR
- a CDS encoding nitronate monooxygenase; the protein is MFKGLKPIVYGGREVWPLVEGGKGVAVSNHASSGAWAAAGGIGTVSAVNADSYDSMGNIIPQIYHGRTRRDRHEELIAYAIDGAVEQVKRAYEIAGGKGAININVLWEMGGAQRVLHGVLEKTKGMVAGVTCGAGMPYKLSEIAASYNVSYLPIVSSGRAFRALWKRAYSKASEWLGAVVYEDPWLAGGHNGLSNAEDPRAPQDPYPRVRDLRATMREGGISDDVPIVMAGGVWALKDWNDWIDNPELGAIMFQFGTRPLLTQESPIPQDWKDRLMQLEPGDVLLHKFSPTGFYSSAIRNPFLRSLEARSDRQIPFSTEQAGDHTHQLDAGVKGKNFWVTVGDLLRAREWVGQGFTSALKTPDNTLVFVTEEEKAEIRKDQTDCMGCLSQCSFSSWMDSETNSTGRLADPRSFCIQKSLQESVHGGDLDKNLLFAGHAAYRFKQDPFYSNGFVPTVKQLVDRILTGD